A single region of the Glycine max cultivar Williams 82 chromosome 20, Glycine_max_v4.0, whole genome shotgun sequence genome encodes:
- the PIN3B gene encoding auxin efflux carrier component 3b isoform X2, producing MITWGDFYTVMSAVIPLYVAMILAYGSVRWWKIFSPDQCSGINRFVAIFAVPLLSFHFISLNNPYAMNFRFIAADTLQKIIMLFALAIWTNFSANGSLEWMITIFSLSTLPNTLVMGIPLLIAMYGEYSGLLMVQVVVLQCIIWYTLLLFLFEYRGAKLLIMEQFPETAASIVSFKVDSDVVSLDGRDFLETDAEVGDDGKLHVTVRKSNASRRSFMMTPRPSNLTGAEIYSLSSSRNPTPRGSNFNHADFYSMMGYAPRHSNFGAADLYSVQSTSRGVTPRPSNFEENGAPAAATTQQQQQAISSPRFGFYPAVQTVPAAYPAPNPEFSSSGLTKSVSKNSQTQPQPQPQPQIQLNLPTVGTKPTTMLRSFTCLCGAPARRRSPKPAASTCLVGLISERLINPVAQNKGPRRLGCWLLMTTLKMEKPTKEMILIWVIVELKFPGKEGEQADEEGEKAGPGGLNKLGSSSTAELHPKSAVAVAGKHMPPASVMTRLILIMVWRKLIRNPNTYSSLIGVIWSLVAFRWHVQMPKIIEKSISILSDAGLGMAMFSLGLFMALQPKIIACGNSVATFAMAVRFLTGPAVMAAASIAVGLRGTLLRVAIVQAALPQGIVPFVFAKEYNVHPAILSTAVIFGMLIALPITLLYYILLGL from the exons ATGATAACCTGGGGAGATTTCTACACGGTGATGTCGGCGGTGATTCCGCTGTACGTGGCGATGATCTTAGCGTACGGCTCGGTGCGGTGGTGGAAGATATTCTCGCCGGACCAATGCTCCGGCATAAACCGCTTCGTCGCGATCTTCGCCGTTCCGCTCCTTTCGTTTCACTTCATCTCCTTGAACAATCCCTACGCGATGAACTTCCGGTTCATCGCTGCGGACACGCTCCAGAAGATCATCATGCTCTTCGCCCTCGCAATCTGGACGAACTTCTCCGCCAACGGGAGCCTGGAGTGGATGATTACCATTTTCTCCCTCTCCACATTGCCGAACACGCTCGTGATGGGAATCCCGCTGCTCATCGCCATGTACGGCGAATACTCCGGCTTATTGATGGTGCAGGTGGTGGTGCTGCAGTGCATCATCTGGTACAcgctcctcctcttcctcttcgaGTACCGCGGCGCGAAGCTTCTTATAATGGAACAGTTTCCAGAAACCGCTGCTTCTATAGTTTCTTTCAAGGTTGATTCCGACGTCGTTTCGCTCGATGGAAGGGATTTTCTGGAAACGGATGCCGAAGTCGGCGATGATGGGAAGCTTCACGTGACGGTTAGGAAGTCGAATGCATCTAGAAGGTCCTTTATGATGACTCCGCGGCCCTCTAACCTCACCGGCGCGGAGATTTACAGCCTCAGCTCGTCGCGTAACCCCACGCCACGTGGCTCCAACTTCAACCACGCGGATTTTTACTCCATGATGGGGTACGCGCCGAGGCATTCTAATTTTGGTGCCGCGGATTTGTACTCCGTGCAGTCCACGTCACGCGGGGTCACACCGCGCCCCTCGAACTTCGAGGAGAACGGTGCGCCTGCTGCTGCAACCacgcagcagcagcagcaggcCATCAGCTCCCCGAGGTTCGGGTTCTATCCCGCCGTGCAGACAGTGCCGGCGGCATATCCGGCTCCCAATCCGGAATTCTCTTCTTCCGGGTTAACGAAGAGTGTGAGCAAGAATTCGCAGACACAGCCTCAGCCTCAGCCTCAGCCACAGATTCAA CTCAACCTACCAACAGTGGGAACAAAGCCAACCACGATGCTAAGGAGCTTCACATGTTTGTGTGGAGCTCCAGCACGTCGCCGGTCTCCGAAGCCGGCGGCCTCCACGTGTTTAGTGGGGCTGATTTCGGAGCGTCTGATCAATCCGGTCGCTCAGAACAAGGGGCCAAGGAGATTAGGATGTTGGTTGCTGATGACCACCCTCAAAATGGAGAAACCAACAAAG gAAATGATTTTGATTTGGGTGATTGTTG AATTGAAATTTCCAGGTAAAGAAGGAGAACAAGCAGATGAAGAGGGAGAAAAAGCAGGACCCGGTGGTTTAAACAAGCTTGGTTCAAGTTCAACGGCGGAGCTACACCCGAAATCCGCCGTTGCCGTTGCCGGAAAACACATGCCTCCGGCGAGTGTGATGACTCGTCTCATACTGATTATGGTGTGGAGGAAGCTTATCCGCAACCCCAACACTTACTCTAGCCTCATTGGTGTCATATGGTCCCTCGTGGCGTTTAG GTGGCATGTGCAAATGCCCAAAATAATAGAGAAATCAATCTCCATACTGTCTGATGCTGGTCTTGGAATGGCTATGTTCAGCTTGG GTCTGTTCATGGCTCTTCAACCTAAGATAATTGCATGTGGGAACTCTGTTGCAACATTTGCCATGGCTGTTCGATTCCTCACAGGTCCCGCCGTCATGGCAGCAGCTTCCATCGCTGTTGGCCTACGTGGCACCCTCTTACGTGTAGCTATTGTTCAG GCTGCACTACCACAAGGGATTGTTCCATTTGTGTTTGCTAAGGAGTACAACGTCCACCCAGCCATTCTTAGTACAGC GGTTATATTTGGGATGTTGATAGCACTACCAATTACTCTACTCTACTACATATTACTTGGTTTGTAA
- the PIN3B gene encoding auxin efflux carrier component 3b, with the protein MITWGDFYTVMSAVIPLYVAMILAYGSVRWWKIFSPDQCSGINRFVAIFAVPLLSFHFISLNNPYAMNFRFIAADTLQKIIMLFALAIWTNFSANGSLEWMITIFSLSTLPNTLVMGIPLLIAMYGEYSGLLMVQVVVLQCIIWYTLLLFLFEYRGAKLLIMEQFPETAASIVSFKVDSDVVSLDGRDFLETDAEVGDDGKLHVTVRKSNASRRSFMMTPRPSNLTGAEIYSLSSSRNPTPRGSNFNHADFYSMMGYAPRHSNFGAADLYSVQSTSRGVTPRPSNFEENGAPAAATTQQQQQAISSPRFGFYPAVQTVPAAYPAPNPEFSSSGLTKSVSKNSQTQPQPQPQPQIQAQVAPPPQPQVAQPTNSGNKANHDAKELHMFVWSSSTSPVSEAGGLHVFSGADFGASDQSGRSEQGAKEIRMLVADDHPQNGETNKAAAEGEFGGEELKFPGKEGEQADEEGEKAGPGGLNKLGSSSTAELHPKSAVAVAGKHMPPASVMTRLILIMVWRKLIRNPNTYSSLIGVIWSLVAFRWHVQMPKIIEKSISILSDAGLGMAMFSLGLFMALQPKIIACGNSVATFAMAVRFLTGPAVMAAASIAVGLRGTLLRVAIVQAALPQGIVPFVFAKEYNVHPAILSTAVIFGMLIALPITLLYYILLGL; encoded by the exons ATGATAACCTGGGGAGATTTCTACACGGTGATGTCGGCGGTGATTCCGCTGTACGTGGCGATGATCTTAGCGTACGGCTCGGTGCGGTGGTGGAAGATATTCTCGCCGGACCAATGCTCCGGCATAAACCGCTTCGTCGCGATCTTCGCCGTTCCGCTCCTTTCGTTTCACTTCATCTCCTTGAACAATCCCTACGCGATGAACTTCCGGTTCATCGCTGCGGACACGCTCCAGAAGATCATCATGCTCTTCGCCCTCGCAATCTGGACGAACTTCTCCGCCAACGGGAGCCTGGAGTGGATGATTACCATTTTCTCCCTCTCCACATTGCCGAACACGCTCGTGATGGGAATCCCGCTGCTCATCGCCATGTACGGCGAATACTCCGGCTTATTGATGGTGCAGGTGGTGGTGCTGCAGTGCATCATCTGGTACAcgctcctcctcttcctcttcgaGTACCGCGGCGCGAAGCTTCTTATAATGGAACAGTTTCCAGAAACCGCTGCTTCTATAGTTTCTTTCAAGGTTGATTCCGACGTCGTTTCGCTCGATGGAAGGGATTTTCTGGAAACGGATGCCGAAGTCGGCGATGATGGGAAGCTTCACGTGACGGTTAGGAAGTCGAATGCATCTAGAAGGTCCTTTATGATGACTCCGCGGCCCTCTAACCTCACCGGCGCGGAGATTTACAGCCTCAGCTCGTCGCGTAACCCCACGCCACGTGGCTCCAACTTCAACCACGCGGATTTTTACTCCATGATGGGGTACGCGCCGAGGCATTCTAATTTTGGTGCCGCGGATTTGTACTCCGTGCAGTCCACGTCACGCGGGGTCACACCGCGCCCCTCGAACTTCGAGGAGAACGGTGCGCCTGCTGCTGCAACCacgcagcagcagcagcaggcCATCAGCTCCCCGAGGTTCGGGTTCTATCCCGCCGTGCAGACAGTGCCGGCGGCATATCCGGCTCCCAATCCGGAATTCTCTTCTTCCGGGTTAACGAAGAGTGTGAGCAAGAATTCGCAGACACAGCCTCAGCCTCAGCCTCAGCCACAGATTCAAGCTCAAGTTGCTCCTCCTCCTCAACCTCAAGTAGCTCAACCTACCAACAGTGGGAACAAAGCCAACCACGATGCTAAGGAGCTTCACATGTTTGTGTGGAGCTCCAGCACGTCGCCGGTCTCCGAAGCCGGCGGCCTCCACGTGTTTAGTGGGGCTGATTTCGGAGCGTCTGATCAATCCGGTCGCTCAGAACAAGGGGCCAAGGAGATTAGGATGTTGGTTGCTGATGACCACCCTCAAAATGGAGAAACCAACAAAG CTGCAGCAGAAGGAGAGTTTGGTGGTGAAGAATTGAAATTTCCAGGTAAAGAAGGAGAACAAGCAGATGAAGAGGGAGAAAAAGCAGGACCCGGTGGTTTAAACAAGCTTGGTTCAAGTTCAACGGCGGAGCTACACCCGAAATCCGCCGTTGCCGTTGCCGGAAAACACATGCCTCCGGCGAGTGTGATGACTCGTCTCATACTGATTATGGTGTGGAGGAAGCTTATCCGCAACCCCAACACTTACTCTAGCCTCATTGGTGTCATATGGTCCCTCGTGGCGTTTAG GTGGCATGTGCAAATGCCCAAAATAATAGAGAAATCAATCTCCATACTGTCTGATGCTGGTCTTGGAATGGCTATGTTCAGCTTGG GTCTGTTCATGGCTCTTCAACCTAAGATAATTGCATGTGGGAACTCTGTTGCAACATTTGCCATGGCTGTTCGATTCCTCACAGGTCCCGCCGTCATGGCAGCAGCTTCCATCGCTGTTGGCCTACGTGGCACCCTCTTACGTGTAGCTATTGTTCAG GCTGCACTACCACAAGGGATTGTTCCATTTGTGTTTGCTAAGGAGTACAACGTCCACCCAGCCATTCTTAGTACAGC GGTTATATTTGGGATGTTGATAGCACTACCAATTACTCTACTCTACTACATATTACTTGGTTTGTAA
- the PIN3B gene encoding auxin efflux carrier component 3b isoform X1, with amino-acid sequence MITWGDFYTVMSAVIPLYVAMILAYGSVRWWKIFSPDQCSGINRFVAIFAVPLLSFHFISLNNPYAMNFRFIAADTLQKIIMLFALAIWTNFSANGSLEWMITIFSLSTLPNTLVMGIPLLIAMYGEYSGLLMVQVVVLQCIIWYTLLLFLFEYRGAKLLIMEQFPETAASIVSFKVDSDVVSLDGRDFLETDAEVGDDGKLHVTVRKSNASRRSFMMTPRPSNLTGAEIYSLSSSRNPTPRGSNFNHADFYSMMGYAPRHSNFGAADLYSVQSTSRGVTPRPSNFEENGAPAAATTQQQQQAISSPRFGFYPAVQTVPAAYPAPNPEFSSSGLTKSVSKNSQTQPQPQPQPQIQAQVAPPPQPQVAQPTNSGNKANHDAKELHMFVWSSSTSPVSEAGGLHVFSGADFGASDQSGRSEQGAKEIRMLVADDHPQNGETNKAEGEFGGEELKFPGKEGEQADEEGEKAGPGGLNKLGSSSTAELHPKSAVAVAGKHMPPASVMTRLILIMVWRKLIRNPNTYSSLIGVIWSLVAFRWHVQMPKIIEKSISILSDAGLGMAMFSLGLFMALQPKIIACGNSVATFAMAVRFLTGPAVMAAASIAVGLRGTLLRVAIVQAALPQGIVPFVFAKEYNVHPAILSTAVIFGMLIALPITLLYYILLGL; translated from the exons ATGATAACCTGGGGAGATTTCTACACGGTGATGTCGGCGGTGATTCCGCTGTACGTGGCGATGATCTTAGCGTACGGCTCGGTGCGGTGGTGGAAGATATTCTCGCCGGACCAATGCTCCGGCATAAACCGCTTCGTCGCGATCTTCGCCGTTCCGCTCCTTTCGTTTCACTTCATCTCCTTGAACAATCCCTACGCGATGAACTTCCGGTTCATCGCTGCGGACACGCTCCAGAAGATCATCATGCTCTTCGCCCTCGCAATCTGGACGAACTTCTCCGCCAACGGGAGCCTGGAGTGGATGATTACCATTTTCTCCCTCTCCACATTGCCGAACACGCTCGTGATGGGAATCCCGCTGCTCATCGCCATGTACGGCGAATACTCCGGCTTATTGATGGTGCAGGTGGTGGTGCTGCAGTGCATCATCTGGTACAcgctcctcctcttcctcttcgaGTACCGCGGCGCGAAGCTTCTTATAATGGAACAGTTTCCAGAAACCGCTGCTTCTATAGTTTCTTTCAAGGTTGATTCCGACGTCGTTTCGCTCGATGGAAGGGATTTTCTGGAAACGGATGCCGAAGTCGGCGATGATGGGAAGCTTCACGTGACGGTTAGGAAGTCGAATGCATCTAGAAGGTCCTTTATGATGACTCCGCGGCCCTCTAACCTCACCGGCGCGGAGATTTACAGCCTCAGCTCGTCGCGTAACCCCACGCCACGTGGCTCCAACTTCAACCACGCGGATTTTTACTCCATGATGGGGTACGCGCCGAGGCATTCTAATTTTGGTGCCGCGGATTTGTACTCCGTGCAGTCCACGTCACGCGGGGTCACACCGCGCCCCTCGAACTTCGAGGAGAACGGTGCGCCTGCTGCTGCAACCacgcagcagcagcagcaggcCATCAGCTCCCCGAGGTTCGGGTTCTATCCCGCCGTGCAGACAGTGCCGGCGGCATATCCGGCTCCCAATCCGGAATTCTCTTCTTCCGGGTTAACGAAGAGTGTGAGCAAGAATTCGCAGACACAGCCTCAGCCTCAGCCTCAGCCACAGATTCAAGCTCAAGTTGCTCCTCCTCCTCAACCTCAAGTAGCTCAACCTACCAACAGTGGGAACAAAGCCAACCACGATGCTAAGGAGCTTCACATGTTTGTGTGGAGCTCCAGCACGTCGCCGGTCTCCGAAGCCGGCGGCCTCCACGTGTTTAGTGGGGCTGATTTCGGAGCGTCTGATCAATCCGGTCGCTCAGAACAAGGGGCCAAGGAGATTAGGATGTTGGTTGCTGATGACCACCCTCAAAATGGAGAAACCAACAAAG CAGAAGGAGAGTTTGGTGGTGAAGAATTGAAATTTCCAGGTAAAGAAGGAGAACAAGCAGATGAAGAGGGAGAAAAAGCAGGACCCGGTGGTTTAAACAAGCTTGGTTCAAGTTCAACGGCGGAGCTACACCCGAAATCCGCCGTTGCCGTTGCCGGAAAACACATGCCTCCGGCGAGTGTGATGACTCGTCTCATACTGATTATGGTGTGGAGGAAGCTTATCCGCAACCCCAACACTTACTCTAGCCTCATTGGTGTCATATGGTCCCTCGTGGCGTTTAG GTGGCATGTGCAAATGCCCAAAATAATAGAGAAATCAATCTCCATACTGTCTGATGCTGGTCTTGGAATGGCTATGTTCAGCTTGG GTCTGTTCATGGCTCTTCAACCTAAGATAATTGCATGTGGGAACTCTGTTGCAACATTTGCCATGGCTGTTCGATTCCTCACAGGTCCCGCCGTCATGGCAGCAGCTTCCATCGCTGTTGGCCTACGTGGCACCCTCTTACGTGTAGCTATTGTTCAG GCTGCACTACCACAAGGGATTGTTCCATTTGTGTTTGCTAAGGAGTACAACGTCCACCCAGCCATTCTTAGTACAGC GGTTATATTTGGGATGTTGATAGCACTACCAATTACTCTACTCTACTACATATTACTTGGTTTGTAA